One region of Priestia megaterium genomic DNA includes:
- a CDS encoding alpha-amylase family glycosyl hydrolase — translation MKWKRTSMLLILLLLFGSSASAQDHKDIRDEVIYSLMINRFYNGSEQNDRNVNYERSDAYYGGDLQGVAQKLDYIQEMGFTAVLLTPFMENDETGYHGYAVTDHYKIDDHFGTLKDLQNLVKKAHERNIKIMVEFPLTISNNHTWIADKGKQTWISNESGTDNEVIKALPHLNLKESAVQKYLIKNAAWWSKQTDIDGYYVKDIDQAPSAFISSFSQTLKSMDPSFLLIGEINGHSLKKSEQADSLGMDLLVDRTLAEATAATFSGTNRPQKMLYDKWEKGSNLPLANFLDDVHSTRFTAKALKSENHPGARTKQGLSYLYTSPSVPIVFYGTEIALNGGKGAENYGMMNFLANPDIIDHLKKLAELRAKSPSLRKGSFTLVSEQKGVAVYKRRYKDETTFVVINNTKETSAINVPLKKVGKENELRGLITEGIIRPVDDVYNISLEPETTNVYKVVKNSGVNIGYIAAVAAVYTGFGIFLYKASSKRRKEKKISQSHKKDSAS, via the coding sequence ATGAAATGGAAAAGGACAAGTATGCTACTTATACTATTATTGCTTTTTGGAAGCAGCGCCTCAGCGCAAGATCATAAAGATATACGTGATGAGGTGATATACTCATTGATGATTAACCGTTTTTATAACGGAAGTGAACAGAATGATCGAAATGTTAACTATGAACGCTCAGATGCCTATTATGGAGGCGATTTACAGGGAGTAGCACAAAAGTTAGACTATATTCAAGAGATGGGATTTACCGCTGTTTTATTGACTCCTTTTATGGAAAATGATGAGACAGGCTATCATGGATATGCGGTGACCGACCATTATAAAATAGACGATCATTTTGGAACGTTAAAAGACTTACAAAATCTTGTGAAGAAAGCACATGAGCGCAATATAAAAATTATGGTCGAATTTCCTTTGACAATCAGTAACAATCATACCTGGATAGCAGATAAAGGAAAACAAACATGGATAAGTAATGAATCCGGTACGGATAACGAAGTAATTAAAGCATTGCCTCACCTTAACTTAAAAGAAAGCGCCGTGCAGAAATACCTTATTAAAAATGCTGCCTGGTGGAGCAAACAAACAGATATTGACGGATATTACGTTAAAGATATCGATCAAGCTCCTTCTGCATTTATTTCATCTTTTTCTCAGACGTTAAAAAGCATGGATCCTTCCTTTCTATTAATAGGAGAAATAAACGGGCATTCATTAAAAAAAAGTGAGCAGGCTGATTCATTAGGAATGGATTTGCTTGTAGATAGAACGCTAGCCGAAGCCACTGCTGCTACGTTTAGCGGTACTAATCGTCCGCAGAAAATGTTGTATGACAAGTGGGAAAAAGGAAGTAATTTGCCTTTAGCCAATTTTTTAGATGATGTTCATAGCACACGTTTTACAGCAAAAGCATTAAAGAGTGAAAACCATCCTGGAGCCCGAACAAAGCAAGGGCTTTCCTACCTTTATACTTCGCCGAGTGTACCGATCGTTTTTTATGGAACAGAAATTGCGCTGAATGGGGGAAAGGGAGCAGAAAATTATGGCATGATGAATTTTTTAGCTAATCCCGATATTATAGATCATTTAAAAAAACTGGCTGAACTTAGAGCAAAATCGCCTTCTCTTCGAAAAGGAAGCTTTACCCTTGTGTCTGAGCAAAAAGGTGTGGCCGTATACAAGAGAAGGTATAAGGACGAAACGACGTTTGTTGTGATTAATAATACAAAGGAAACGTCGGCCATTAATGTACCGCTTAAAAAAGTTGGAAAAGAAAATGAATTAAGAGGGTTAATAACGGAAGGAATTATACGACCAGTTGACGATGTATACAACATTTCATTGGAGCCTGAGACGACAAATGTATATAAAGTAGTGAAAAATTCAGGGGTTAATATTGGATATATCGCAGCGGTTGCCGCTGTTTATACGGGATTCGGCATCTTTTTGTACAAAGCATCGTCAAAAAGAAGAAAAGAAAAGAAAATTTCTCAATCTCATAAAAAGGACAGCGCGTCGTAG
- a CDS encoding M20/M25/M40 family metallo-hydrolase: protein MYTQLSQLSIEEQVECLTKALVKIKSINGTSGEVEIADFIKNTLQSFPYFKENPLHVWEQKINGDTLGRKNVFAFIQGSKKNAQTMIYHAHLDTVGIEDFGPLKDIALDPEELQHYFSMHNINEDVQRDARSGEWMFGRGAVDMQSGIAVHLANVLHFTKHRDQLEGNVLFMVNPDEESQHAGIISAVSELNRLKKEKNLSYVAAINTDFITPLYDGDSTRYIYTGAAGKLLPCFYIYGREVHVGDTLAGIDPNLIASEITGSIHNNINLAENIEGELVLPPSCLYQRDNKEAYNVQTAVSSHLYFNYFIYERTAKEVMSQLIGLSIEACEKVEKKLSDYYELFARRTNLPKRNLSWQVDVVSLEDYLEELDQKGINAQACIERAFEQYAHLELRTRCFKVIEELQKLDPHQSPRVIVFFAPPYLPHNHLKKDESRDQQLLYPLQAAVEKVGKQTGETFQFKNFFPYLADGSFLSLHETDEEIDAFTRNFPGWGIAGAIPFREIRELNIPSINIGVYGKDGHKWTERVYKPYSFGVLPKLIQETTVQMLKSKHACTNHI, encoded by the coding sequence GTGTATACCCAACTCTCACAGCTAAGCATAGAAGAGCAAGTTGAATGTTTAACAAAAGCGTTAGTGAAAATCAAAAGTATCAATGGGACAAGCGGCGAAGTAGAGATTGCTGATTTCATTAAAAACACGCTTCAAAGTTTTCCTTATTTCAAAGAAAATCCCCTTCACGTTTGGGAACAGAAAATTAATGGCGATACGCTAGGTAGAAAAAATGTATTTGCTTTTATTCAAGGCAGCAAAAAAAATGCTCAAACAATGATTTATCACGCTCACTTAGATACGGTTGGCATTGAAGATTTTGGTCCATTAAAAGACATAGCGTTAGATCCAGAAGAACTTCAGCACTATTTCTCTATGCATAACATTAATGAAGATGTACAGCGAGATGCTCGTTCAGGTGAATGGATGTTTGGAAGAGGAGCCGTTGATATGCAAAGTGGAATTGCTGTACATTTAGCCAATGTGCTGCATTTTACTAAGCATCGAGATCAATTAGAAGGAAACGTCCTTTTTATGGTCAACCCAGATGAGGAAAGTCAGCATGCTGGAATTATTTCTGCTGTTTCTGAACTGAACCGTTTGAAAAAAGAGAAAAATCTTTCATATGTAGCAGCGATTAATACCGACTTTATTACACCTCTTTACGATGGAGATTCCACGCGCTATATTTATACAGGAGCTGCTGGGAAACTGCTTCCATGTTTTTATATTTACGGAAGGGAGGTACACGTAGGAGATACGCTTGCTGGTATAGATCCTAATTTGATTGCATCTGAGATTACGGGAAGCATCCATAACAATATTAATCTAGCTGAAAATATTGAAGGAGAGCTGGTACTGCCACCTTCCTGTCTGTATCAACGAGATAATAAAGAGGCTTATAATGTGCAAACCGCCGTAAGCAGTCATTTGTATTTTAACTATTTCATCTATGAACGAACGGCAAAAGAAGTGATGAGTCAATTAATTGGATTATCAATCGAAGCATGTGAAAAAGTAGAGAAAAAACTTTCTGATTATTACGAACTTTTTGCGCGAAGAACGAATTTACCAAAGCGAAACTTGTCTTGGCAAGTGGATGTTGTGAGTTTGGAAGATTATCTGGAAGAATTGGATCAAAAAGGGATAAATGCTCAGGCTTGTATTGAACGAGCTTTCGAACAGTATGCGCATTTAGAACTTAGAACAAGGTGCTTTAAAGTAATTGAAGAACTTCAAAAGTTAGATCCGCATCAAAGTCCGCGCGTAATTGTCTTTTTTGCACCGCCTTATTTGCCTCATAATCACTTGAAGAAAGACGAAAGCAGAGATCAGCAGCTTCTTTATCCTTTACAAGCGGCTGTGGAGAAGGTTGGAAAACAGACGGGAGAGACGTTTCAGTTTAAAAATTTTTTTCCCTACCTAGCGGATGGCAGCTTTTTATCTCTTCATGAGACAGATGAGGAAATCGATGCTTTTACACGTAACTTTCCGGGGTGGGGGATTGCAGGGGCGATTCCTTTCCGTGAAATTCGAGAGTTAAATATTCCGTCCATCAATATAGGAGTATATGGGAAAGACGGACATAAGTGGACAGAGCGAGTGTATAAGCCTTATTCGTTCGGCGTCCTTCCTAAGCTGATTCAAGAAACAACTGTTCAGATGCTAAAAAGTAAGCATGCTTGTACAAACCACATATAA
- the pruA gene encoding L-glutamate gamma-semialdehyde dehydrogenase: MVVSYSHEPFTNFKDENNKQVFQEALTYVNTQLGKTYPLVINGEKVETEEKITSVNPANIKEVIGYVSTVNKDLAEQAIQSALKAFETWKKWKVEHRADILFRAAAIIRRRKHEFSSYLVKEAGKPWNEADADTAEAIDFLEYYARQVLTLKDGSPVQSRDGEYNQYNYIPLGVGIIISPFNFPLAIMAGTAVAAIVTGNTILLKPADATPVVAAKFVEVMEEAGLPKGVLNFIPGATPEIGDYLVEHPKTRFVSFTGSRAVGCRIYERAAKVQPGQKWLKRVIAEMGGKDTVVVDKDADLDLAASSIVYSAFGFAGQKCSAGSRAVVHQDVYDEVLEKAVALTKTLTVGNPEEVSTYMGPVIHEASYNKVLSYIEIGKEEGRLVAGGEADNSTGYFIQPTIFADVDEKARLMQEEIFGPVVAFSKARDFDHMMEIANNTEYALTGALLSNNREHIERAREEFHVGNLYFNRGCTGAIVGYQPFGGFNMSGTDSKAGGPDYLVLHMQAKTTSETF; the protein is encoded by the coding sequence ATGGTAGTTTCTTATTCTCATGAACCATTTACAAATTTTAAGGACGAAAACAATAAACAGGTATTTCAAGAAGCATTAACATATGTGAATACACAGCTTGGCAAGACGTATCCACTTGTAATCAACGGTGAAAAAGTGGAGACCGAAGAGAAAATTACGTCTGTTAACCCAGCAAACATAAAAGAAGTAATTGGATATGTATCTACAGTAAATAAAGATCTAGCAGAGCAAGCAATACAGTCAGCTCTAAAAGCTTTTGAAACGTGGAAAAAGTGGAAAGTAGAACACCGAGCAGATATTCTTTTCCGCGCAGCGGCCATCATTCGTCGAAGAAAGCATGAATTTTCTAGTTATCTTGTAAAAGAAGCAGGAAAGCCTTGGAACGAAGCAGATGCTGATACAGCAGAAGCAATTGATTTTTTAGAGTACTATGCACGTCAAGTCCTGACATTAAAAGACGGTTCCCCAGTACAGAGCCGAGACGGTGAGTATAATCAGTACAATTATATTCCGCTTGGCGTAGGTATTATTATTTCACCATTTAACTTCCCGTTAGCTATTATGGCTGGAACCGCAGTAGCAGCTATTGTAACCGGAAATACGATTTTATTAAAACCAGCTGATGCCACTCCTGTAGTAGCAGCGAAATTTGTAGAAGTAATGGAAGAAGCAGGATTACCAAAAGGCGTATTAAACTTTATTCCTGGTGCTACACCTGAAATTGGTGACTACTTAGTGGAACATCCAAAAACACGCTTTGTTTCATTTACCGGCTCGCGTGCAGTGGGTTGCCGCATTTACGAAAGAGCAGCAAAAGTACAGCCGGGGCAAAAATGGCTAAAACGTGTTATAGCTGAAATGGGCGGAAAAGACACGGTGGTTGTAGACAAAGATGCTGATCTTGATTTAGCAGCTTCTTCAATCGTATATTCTGCATTTGGTTTTGCAGGGCAAAAGTGCTCCGCAGGTTCTCGTGCTGTTGTGCATCAAGATGTATATGATGAAGTGCTTGAAAAAGCAGTTGCGCTAACAAAAACATTAACTGTTGGCAACCCGGAAGAAGTTTCGACTTATATGGGACCTGTTATTCACGAGGCTTCGTACAATAAAGTATTATCGTATATTGAAATTGGAAAAGAAGAAGGGCGTCTCGTTGCGGGAGGAGAAGCAGACAATTCAACTGGATACTTTATTCAGCCAACTATTTTTGCGGATGTAGATGAAAAAGCTCGTCTCATGCAAGAAGAAATTTTTGGTCCGGTAGTAGCATTCTCTAAAGCGCGAGATTTTGATCATATGATGGAGATTGCAAACAATACAGAATATGCATTAACAGGCGCTTTATTATCAAATAACCGCGAGCATATTGAACGCGCCCGTGAAGAGTTCCATGTTGGAAACCTGTATTTTAACAGAGGATGTACAGGAGCGATTGTAGGATACCAGCCTTTTGGCGGATTTAATATGTCAGGAACGGATTCAAAAGCAGGGGGACCGGATTATCTAGTTCTTCACATGCAAGCAAAAACAACATCTGAAACATTTTAA
- a CDS encoding amino acid permease, which yields MNRHTEQNQLQRTMKSRHLFMIALGGVIGTGLFLGSGFTISQAGPGGAILAYIIGGFLMYLVMLCLGELAVAMPVSGSFQEYATRFLGPSTGFMIGWLYWFSWANTTGLEFTSAGILMQRWFPDVPIWSWCLIFGVITFLINALSARSYAETEFWFSSIKVTAIILFILIGGAAVFGFIDFKGGEPAPFLSHFTQGAGLFPNGILAVLLTLVTVNFSFQGTELVGIAAGESESPEKTLPRSIRNVIWRTLFFFVLAMFVLVSILPYKTAGVIESPFVAVLDQIGIPYAADIMNFVILTAVLSVANSGVYAASRMLWSLSNSNMGPKPLKKLSSKGVPINALIVTMIISGCSLITSVVAAETVYLWFISISGMVTIIVWMSICASQFMFRRRFLAEGGDVKELKFKTPLYPFVPILGFCLYGLVLISLIFIPDQRIGLYCGVPLIIVLYVYYHVGIKKNINQKQSDSPVYKAK from the coding sequence ATGAATAGACATACAGAACAAAACCAATTACAGAGAACAATGAAAAGCAGACATTTATTTATGATTGCGTTAGGAGGCGTGATTGGAACAGGCCTATTTTTAGGTTCGGGTTTTACTATTAGCCAGGCAGGGCCGGGAGGAGCCATTCTTGCTTATATAATAGGCGGCTTCCTCATGTACTTAGTTATGCTTTGTTTAGGAGAGCTAGCGGTAGCAATGCCGGTTTCAGGTTCCTTTCAAGAATACGCTACAAGGTTTTTAGGACCTTCTACAGGCTTTATGATTGGATGGCTGTACTGGTTCAGCTGGGCAAATACGACAGGGCTTGAATTTACGTCAGCAGGAATTTTAATGCAGAGGTGGTTTCCTGATGTACCTATATGGTCATGGTGCTTGATTTTTGGCGTCATTACGTTTTTAATTAACGCTCTTTCTGCTCGAAGCTATGCTGAAACTGAGTTTTGGTTTTCGAGTATTAAAGTTACGGCTATTATTCTATTTATTTTAATTGGAGGAGCTGCTGTTTTTGGTTTTATTGATTTTAAAGGAGGAGAACCCGCACCGTTTCTTTCACATTTTACCCAAGGCGCAGGTCTTTTTCCAAATGGAATACTGGCAGTTTTATTGACTTTAGTAACGGTTAACTTTTCGTTTCAAGGAACGGAGCTTGTCGGCATTGCAGCAGGAGAAAGTGAAAGTCCTGAGAAAACGTTGCCGAGATCTATTCGAAACGTCATTTGGAGAACGCTGTTTTTCTTTGTGTTAGCTATGTTTGTTTTAGTCTCTATTCTGCCATACAAAACAGCGGGAGTTATTGAAAGTCCGTTTGTTGCCGTATTAGATCAAATTGGAATTCCCTATGCAGCGGATATCATGAACTTTGTCATTTTAACAGCTGTGTTATCCGTGGCGAACTCTGGGGTCTACGCTGCTTCCCGTATGCTTTGGTCATTGTCAAACAGCAATATGGGGCCAAAACCTTTAAAGAAATTATCTTCAAAAGGTGTTCCAATTAACGCGTTAATTGTGACGATGATTATTTCGGGATGCTCGCTGATTACAAGCGTCGTGGCTGCTGAAACCGTATATCTTTGGTTTATTTCGATTTCAGGAATGGTGACCATTATTGTTTGGATGTCCATTTGTGCCTCTCAATTTATGTTCCGCCGTCGTTTTTTAGCGGAAGGAGGAGATGTAAAGGAATTGAAATTTAAAACGCCCCTTTATCCGTTCGTTCCTATTCTAGGTTTTTGTTTGTATGGACTTGTATTAATCAGCTTAATTTTTATTCCGGATCAACGAATTGGTCTTTACTGCGGGGTCCCTTTAATTATTGTACTCTACGTGTATTATCACGTAGGAATCAAGAAAAATATTAATCAAAAACAATCGGATTCACCGGTTTATAAAGCAAAATAA
- a CDS encoding ornithine--oxo-acid transaminase, producing the protein MTTETQKTVKIIEQTEKFGAHNYHPLPIVIEKAEGVWVHDPENNKYMDMLSAYSAVNQGHRHPKIIEALKRQADKVTLTSRAFHNDQLGPWYEKICKLTNKNMALPMNTGAEAVETAIKAARRWAYDVKGVAENQAQIIACVGNFHGRTMTAVSLSSEAEYQRGFGPMLPGLQTIPYGDLEALKAAITPNTAAFLIEPIQGEAGIVLPPEGFLKAAADLCKENNVLFIADEIQVGLARTGKMFACDWEDVEPDMLILGKALGGGVFPISCVVANEDILSVFNPGSHGSTFGGNPLACAVSLAALEVIEDEELPARSLELGSYFKQKLQSLSNPVIKEVRGRGLFIGVELHEEARPYCEKLKDQGLLCKETHSTVIRFAPPLTISKEELDWAIERIEKVFAE; encoded by the coding sequence ATGACAACTGAAACACAAAAAACGGTGAAAATTATTGAGCAAACAGAAAAGTTTGGGGCACATAACTATCATCCGCTGCCGATTGTAATTGAAAAAGCAGAAGGCGTATGGGTACACGATCCAGAAAATAATAAATATATGGATATGCTAAGCGCGTATTCCGCTGTTAACCAAGGACATCGTCATCCGAAAATTATTGAAGCATTAAAACGTCAAGCTGATAAAGTAACGTTAACGTCACGAGCGTTTCATAATGATCAGCTTGGTCCATGGTATGAAAAGATTTGTAAATTAACAAATAAAAATATGGCTCTTCCAATGAATACGGGAGCAGAAGCGGTTGAAACAGCCATTAAAGCTGCACGCCGCTGGGCTTACGATGTGAAAGGTGTTGCTGAAAATCAAGCACAAATCATCGCATGTGTGGGCAACTTCCACGGTCGTACAATGACAGCTGTTTCATTATCATCTGAAGCAGAATATCAACGTGGTTTTGGACCGATGCTTCCAGGACTTCAAACGATTCCTTACGGTGATTTAGAAGCGTTAAAAGCTGCTATTACACCGAATACGGCCGCATTTTTAATTGAGCCAATTCAAGGCGAAGCAGGTATCGTTTTACCTCCAGAAGGCTTCTTAAAAGCTGCAGCTGACTTATGTAAAGAAAACAATGTGCTATTTATTGCTGACGAAATCCAAGTCGGCTTAGCGCGTACAGGCAAGATGTTTGCTTGTGATTGGGAAGACGTAGAACCAGATATGCTGATTTTAGGTAAAGCGCTTGGAGGAGGAGTTTTCCCTATTTCTTGCGTAGTCGCTAACGAAGACATTTTAAGTGTCTTTAACCCTGGCTCTCATGGTTCAACATTTGGAGGAAACCCGCTTGCTTGTGCCGTATCATTAGCTGCTTTGGAAGTAATTGAAGATGAAGAACTTCCAGCGCGTTCATTAGAATTAGGTTCTTATTTCAAGCAGAAGCTCCAAAGCTTAAGCAATCCAGTTATTAAAGAAGTGCGCGGCCGAGGCCTGTTCATCGGGGTAGAATTACACGAAGAGGCTCGTCCTTATTGTGAAAAATTAAAAGACCAAGGTTTGCTTTGTAAAGAAACGCATAGTACGGTTATTCGTTTTGCTCCGCCCCTAACGATTTCAAAAGAAGAGTTGGACTGGGCAATTGAACGAATTGAAAAAGTATTTGCTGAGTAA
- a CDS encoding ammonium transporter: MKKKISAVLFISLLAATRVNAADPTVESVSASIDMMWVMFGAVLVFLMHAGFAMVETGFTRSKNSLNILMKNMLTVAVSSVLYFVIGFALMFGNSKGGFIGSSGFFLNGESDQMSFFVFQIVFAATCATIISGAVAERMKLSSYMMLTIAMVAVIYPVVGHWVWGGGWLSKLGFVDFAGSTVVHLTGALGAAVAVTFLGARLGKYGSDGKVNAIQGHNIPLGALGVFILWFGWFGFNGGSTLAADPALVPGIIATTLMSGSCGVLSSALYTKFRYKRIDASLTLNGALAGLVGITAGTANVSIPGAIVIGLIAGIILVEAVHFIDSKMKLDDPVGAITVHGICGIWGTLAVGLFDTANGLFYGGGVQLLGIQALGIIAVMGWTIGTVGLFLFVLTRFSSIRVSSEEEIAGLDFAEHGSSAYEFRESFVATGDGNLHPEFGVGLIDRLNKVGKVSDKPHISNVNETI, encoded by the coding sequence TTGAAAAAGAAAATTAGTGCGGTTTTGTTTATTAGTTTGTTGGCGGCAACACGCGTTAATGCAGCTGATCCAACTGTCGAATCAGTCAGTGCATCAATTGACATGATGTGGGTAATGTTTGGGGCAGTGCTTGTGTTTTTAATGCACGCAGGGTTTGCGATGGTTGAAACAGGCTTCACTCGTTCGAAAAATTCGCTTAATATCTTAATGAAAAATATGCTAACGGTAGCTGTATCTTCCGTATTGTATTTTGTGATTGGTTTTGCCCTTATGTTTGGAAATTCAAAAGGAGGATTTATCGGTTCAAGCGGTTTCTTTTTAAATGGAGAAAGCGATCAAATGAGCTTTTTCGTCTTCCAAATTGTTTTCGCAGCAACGTGCGCTACGATTATTTCAGGAGCGGTAGCGGAACGTATGAAACTATCCAGCTATATGATGCTCACGATTGCTATGGTAGCTGTGATTTATCCAGTTGTAGGTCACTGGGTATGGGGAGGAGGGTGGTTGTCCAAACTAGGCTTCGTAGATTTTGCAGGATCGACAGTTGTTCATTTGACCGGGGCTCTTGGTGCGGCTGTAGCAGTTACTTTTCTAGGAGCACGTCTTGGAAAGTATGGAAGCGATGGAAAAGTCAATGCTATTCAAGGGCATAACATTCCGCTTGGCGCATTAGGTGTATTTATCCTCTGGTTTGGCTGGTTTGGATTTAATGGAGGAAGTACATTAGCAGCCGATCCTGCTCTTGTCCCGGGAATCATTGCAACAACATTAATGTCTGGGTCATGCGGAGTCCTGTCTTCTGCTTTATACACAAAGTTTCGCTACAAACGTATTGATGCTAGCTTAACATTAAACGGTGCCTTAGCTGGACTTGTAGGGATTACAGCTGGAACAGCAAACGTATCGATCCCGGGCGCGATCGTCATTGGGCTGATTGCAGGAATTATTCTAGTAGAAGCTGTGCATTTTATCGATAGCAAAATGAAGTTAGACGATCCAGTTGGCGCTATTACTGTTCATGGAATTTGCGGTATTTGGGGGACGTTAGCAGTGGGGCTGTTTGATACAGCTAACGGTTTATTTTATGGTGGCGGCGTACAGCTATTAGGTATTCAAGCTCTTGGAATTATAGCTGTGATGGGCTGGACAATTGGAACGGTTGGGTTATTCTTATTTGTTCTCACGCGTTTTTCTTCCATTCGAGTATCAAGCGAAGAAGAAATTGCTGGTTTAGATTTTGCTGAACACGGTTCATCCGCATACGAATTTCGTGAAAGTTTTGTAGCGACAGGAGACGGCAATCTTCATCCTGAATTTGGTGTTGGATTGATTGATCGATTAAATAAAGTGGGTAAAGTATCGGATAAACCTCATATATCGAACGTAAATGAGACGATATAG
- a CDS encoding LacI family DNA-binding transcriptional regulator, translating into MGVTIKDVANLANVAPSTVSRVIADSSRISEKTKQRVRSAMKELGYHPNIIARSLANQTTEAVGLVMPSSADKVFQNPFFPEVLRGISTGAHENKRAIYMSTGETEEEIFAEVVQMVQGRRVDGLILLYSKVDDQVLSYLQEQSVPFVVIGKPFKHSESITFVDNDNFKAGKEATEYLIESGHERIAFIGGSLELVVTIDRLTGYDKAIQKANIPYRDEYVIHEEFLQKGGKEAVCELLSLKERPTALVVADDLMALGVLNTLDEMGISVPEDISIVSFNNVLIAEMARPALTSIDINIFELGYQAVSCLIKQIETPYAVAEQVRVPHKMIKRQSCKTIQMTKR; encoded by the coding sequence ATGGGTGTAACAATAAAAGATGTGGCAAATTTAGCAAATGTAGCCCCTTCGACGGTATCTCGCGTCATTGCAGACAGCTCAAGAATTAGTGAAAAAACAAAACAGCGCGTGCGATCGGCTATGAAAGAACTTGGTTATCACCCAAATATTATTGCGCGAAGTCTAGCAAATCAAACGACAGAGGCAGTCGGCCTAGTGATGCCGAGCTCAGCAGACAAGGTGTTTCAAAATCCATTCTTCCCAGAAGTGCTAAGAGGAATCAGCACCGGAGCTCACGAAAACAAAAGAGCGATTTATATGTCCACTGGAGAAACGGAAGAAGAGATTTTTGCAGAAGTTGTTCAAATGGTACAGGGAAGACGAGTGGATGGATTAATTTTGCTGTACTCCAAAGTTGATGATCAAGTACTTTCTTATTTGCAAGAACAGAGCGTTCCGTTTGTAGTTATTGGAAAGCCGTTTAAGCATAGTGAAAGCATCACGTTTGTTGATAACGACAATTTTAAAGCTGGAAAAGAAGCGACGGAATATTTAATTGAATCTGGTCATGAGCGTATTGCTTTTATTGGTGGAAGTCTTGAATTAGTCGTTACCATTGACCGTTTAACAGGCTATGATAAAGCGATTCAAAAAGCAAACATTCCTTACCGGGATGAGTATGTGATTCATGAAGAATTTCTACAGAAGGGAGGAAAAGAAGCTGTTTGCGAACTTTTATCTCTAAAAGAACGTCCAACGGCTCTAGTAGTAGCAGATGACTTAATGGCATTAGGCGTTTTAAATACATTGGATGAAATGGGAATTTCGGTTCCTGAAGACATCTCTATTGTCAGTTTTAATAATGTCTTAATCGCTGAAATGGCTAGACCAGCTCTTACATCAATTGATATTAATATTTTTGAACTTGGTTATCAGGCTGTAAGCTGCTTGATTAAGCAGATTGAAACGCCATATGCTGTTGCAGAACAAGTGCGCGTTCCTCACAAAATGATTAAAAGACAGTCCTGCAAAACCATTCAAATGACGAAAAGATAA